A part of Rhopalosiphum maidis isolate BTI-1 chromosome 3, ASM367621v3, whole genome shotgun sequence genomic DNA contains:
- the LOC113557316 gene encoding ubiquitin-like-conjugating enzyme ATG10 isoform X1 translates to MSMTYQQFVEHATDLKKHSDSIDDGWNFREYQSPMNESCIKYLVKKHIQKMNESSLKSDHSEHKIPIVCEYHILYNPSYSCPDVFFNMWYTDGKLLPLEHVWSLVHYSIKESVVHDKWNAITQEMHPFSSTPFFRLHPCKNTHVLEMLGFSSKNNYKFNPLIAWLSTISPLIGLEIHLSYGNKDSKVEFT, encoded by the exons ATGAGCATGACGTACCAACAATTTGTCGAACACGCTACGGacttaaaaaaacattcgGACTCAATAGACGACGGTTGGAATTTTCGTGAATACCAAAGTCCTATG aatGAAAGTTGTATcaaatatttggtaaaaaagcatattcaaaaaatgaatgaGTCTTCATTGAAATCTGATCATTCAG aaCACAAAATTCCAATTGTATGCGagtatcacatattatataatccaaGCTATTCATGTCCAGATGTGTTCTTCAATATGTGGTATACTg ATGGAAAGTTACTTCCATTAGAGCATGTTTGGTCACTGGttcattattctataaaagaaAGTGTAGTTCATGACAAGTGGAATGCTATAACTCAagag ATGCATCCATTTTCCAGTACACCGTTTTTCAGATTACATCCTTGTAAGAATACTCATGTTTTGGAAATGTTGGGTTTTTcttcaaaaaacaattataa attcaATCCTCTAATAGCATGGTTAAGTACTATAAGTCCTCTCATTGGTTTGGAGATACATCTTTCATATGGAAACAAAGACTCAAAAGTTGAATTTACGTAA
- the LOC113557316 gene encoding ubiquitin-like-conjugating enzyme ATG10 isoform X2 codes for MSMTYQQFVEHATDLKKHSDSIDDGWNFREYQSPMNTKFQLYASITYYIIQAIHVQMCSSICDGKLLPLEHVWSLVHYSIKESVVHDKWNAITQEMHPFSSTPFFRLHPCKNTHVLEMLGFSSKNNYKFNPLIAWLSTISPLIGLEIHLSYGNKDSKVEFT; via the exons ATGAGCATGACGTACCAACAATTTGTCGAACACGCTACGGacttaaaaaaacattcgGACTCAATAGACGACGGTTGGAATTTTCGTGAATACCAAAGTCCTATG aaCACAAAATTCCAATTGTATGCGagtatcacatattatataatccaaGCTATTCATGTCCAGATGTGTTCTTCAATATGTG ATGGAAAGTTACTTCCATTAGAGCATGTTTGGTCACTGGttcattattctataaaagaaAGTGTAGTTCATGACAAGTGGAATGCTATAACTCAagag ATGCATCCATTTTCCAGTACACCGTTTTTCAGATTACATCCTTGTAAGAATACTCATGTTTTGGAAATGTTGGGTTTTTcttcaaaaaacaattataa attcaATCCTCTAATAGCATGGTTAAGTACTATAAGTCCTCTCATTGGTTTGGAGATACATCTTTCATATGGAAACAAAGACTCAAAAGTTGAATTTACGTAA